Proteins encoded together in one Oenanthe melanoleuca isolate GR-GAL-2019-014 chromosome 7, OMel1.0, whole genome shotgun sequence window:
- the CREB1 gene encoding cyclic AMP-responsive element-binding protein 1 isoform X2: MTMESGAENQQSGDAAGTEAETQQMTVQAQPQIATLAQVSMPAAHATSSAPTVTLVQLPNGQTVQVHGVIQAAQPSVIQSPQVQTVQISTIAESEDSQESVDSVTDSQKRREILSRRPSYRKILNDLSSDAPGVPRIEEEKSEEETAAPAIATVTVPTPIYQTSSGQYIAITQGGAIQLSNNGTDGVQGLQTLTMTNAAATQPGTTILQYAQTTDGQQILVPSNQVVVQAASGDVQTYQIRTAPTSTIAPGVVMASSPALPTQPAEEAARKREVRLMKNRHAARECRRKKKEYVKCLENRVAVLENQNKTLIEELKALKDLYCHKSD; the protein is encoded by the exons ATGACCATGGAATCTGGAGCAGAGAACCAGCAGAGTGGAGATGCAGCCGGTACAGAGGCAGAAACCCAACAGATGACAGTACAGGCACAACCACAGATTGCAACGTTAGCCCAG GTATCTATGCCAGCAGCTCACGCAACATCATCTGCACCCACGGTGACCTTAGTTCAGCTGCCCAATGGGCAAACAGTTCAAGTGCATGGAGTAATTCAGGCTGCCCAGCCATCAGTTATTCAGTCTCCACAGGTCCAGACAGTTCAG ATCTCCACTATAGCAGAAAGTGAAGATTCACAGGAATCAGTAGACAGTgtcacagactcacagaaacGAAGAGAAATTCTGTCCAGACGACCCTCCTACAG AAAAATTTTGAATGACTTGTCCTCAGACGCCCCAGGAGTGCCAAGGATCGAAGAAGAAAAGTCTGaagaggaaacagcagcacctgccaTCGCCACTGTTACGGTGCCAACTCCCATTTACCAAACCAGCAGTGGGCAGTACA ttGCCATCACCCAGGGAGGAGCAATACAGTTGTCTAACAATGGCACAGATGGAGTACAAGGTCTGCAGACATTGACAATGACCAATGCAGCTGCAACCCAGCCTGGCACCACCATTTTACAATATGCACAGACCACAGACGGACAGCAGATACTTGTACCCAGCAACCAAGTTGTTGTACAAG ctgcctcaggagACGTGCAGACCTACCAGATCCGCACCGCCCCGACCAGCACCATTGCACCAGGAGTAGTGATGGCCTCCTCGCCAGCACTTCCCACCCAGCCGGCAGAGGAGGCTGCGCGCAAGAGAGAAGTGCGCCTAATGAAGAACAGGCAC GCAGCACGTGAGTGTcgcaggaagaaaaaggagtaTGTGAAATGTCTAGAAAATCGAGTGGCTGTActtgaaaaccaaaacaagacaCTGATCGAGGAGTTGAAAGCACTTAAGGACCTTTACTGCCACAAATCAGATTAA
- the CREB1 gene encoding cyclic AMP-responsive element-binding protein 1 isoform X3 — protein sequence MPAAHATSSAPTVTLVQLPNGQTVQVHGVIQAAQPSVIQSPQVQTVQISTIAESEDSQESVDSVTDSQKRREILSRRPSYRKILNDLSSDAPGVPRIEEEKSEEETAAPAIATVTVPTPIYQTSSGQYIAITQGGAIQLSNNGTDGVQGLQTLTMTNAAATQPGTTILQYAQTTDGQQILVPSNQVVVQAASGDVQTYQIRTAPTSTIAPGVVMASSPALPTQPAEEAARKREVRLMKNRHAARECRRKKKEYVKCLENRVAVLENQNKTLIEELKALKDLYCHKSD from the exons ATGCCAGCAGCTCACGCAACATCATCTGCACCCACGGTGACCTTAGTTCAGCTGCCCAATGGGCAAACAGTTCAAGTGCATGGAGTAATTCAGGCTGCCCAGCCATCAGTTATTCAGTCTCCACAGGTCCAGACAGTTCAG ATCTCCACTATAGCAGAAAGTGAAGATTCACAGGAATCAGTAGACAGTgtcacagactcacagaaacGAAGAGAAATTCTGTCCAGACGACCCTCCTACAG AAAAATTTTGAATGACTTGTCCTCAGACGCCCCAGGAGTGCCAAGGATCGAAGAAGAAAAGTCTGaagaggaaacagcagcacctgccaTCGCCACTGTTACGGTGCCAACTCCCATTTACCAAACCAGCAGTGGGCAGTACA ttGCCATCACCCAGGGAGGAGCAATACAGTTGTCTAACAATGGCACAGATGGAGTACAAGGTCTGCAGACATTGACAATGACCAATGCAGCTGCAACCCAGCCTGGCACCACCATTTTACAATATGCACAGACCACAGACGGACAGCAGATACTTGTACCCAGCAACCAAGTTGTTGTACAAG ctgcctcaggagACGTGCAGACCTACCAGATCCGCACCGCCCCGACCAGCACCATTGCACCAGGAGTAGTGATGGCCTCCTCGCCAGCACTTCCCACCCAGCCGGCAGAGGAGGCTGCGCGCAAGAGAGAAGTGCGCCTAATGAAGAACAGGCAC GCAGCACGTGAGTGTcgcaggaagaaaaaggagtaTGTGAAATGTCTAGAAAATCGAGTGGCTGTActtgaaaaccaaaacaagacaCTGATCGAGGAGTTGAAAGCACTTAAGGACCTTTACTGCCACAAATCAGATTAA
- the CREB1 gene encoding cyclic AMP-responsive element-binding protein 1 isoform X1: MTMESGAENQQSGDAAGTEAETQQMTVQAQPQIATLAQVSMPAAHATSSAPTVTLVQLPNGQTVQVHGVIQAAQPSVIQSPQVQTVQISTIAESEDSQESVDSVTDSQKRREILSRRPSYRKILNDLSSDAPGVPRIEEEKSEEETAAPAIATVTVPTPIYQTSSGQYIAITQGGAIQLSNNGTDGVQGLQTLTMTNAAATQPGTTILQYAQTTDGQQILVPSNQVVVQAASGDVQTYQIRTAPTSTIAPGVVMASSPALPTQPAEEAARKREVRLMKNREAARECRRKKKEYVKCLENRVAVLENQNKTLIEELKALKDLYCHKSD, encoded by the exons ATGACCATGGAATCTGGAGCAGAGAACCAGCAGAGTGGAGATGCAGCCGGTACAGAGGCAGAAACCCAACAGATGACAGTACAGGCACAACCACAGATTGCAACGTTAGCCCAG GTATCTATGCCAGCAGCTCACGCAACATCATCTGCACCCACGGTGACCTTAGTTCAGCTGCCCAATGGGCAAACAGTTCAAGTGCATGGAGTAATTCAGGCTGCCCAGCCATCAGTTATTCAGTCTCCACAGGTCCAGACAGTTCAG ATCTCCACTATAGCAGAAAGTGAAGATTCACAGGAATCAGTAGACAGTgtcacagactcacagaaacGAAGAGAAATTCTGTCCAGACGACCCTCCTACAG AAAAATTTTGAATGACTTGTCCTCAGACGCCCCAGGAGTGCCAAGGATCGAAGAAGAAAAGTCTGaagaggaaacagcagcacctgccaTCGCCACTGTTACGGTGCCAACTCCCATTTACCAAACCAGCAGTGGGCAGTACA ttGCCATCACCCAGGGAGGAGCAATACAGTTGTCTAACAATGGCACAGATGGAGTACAAGGTCTGCAGACATTGACAATGACCAATGCAGCTGCAACCCAGCCTGGCACCACCATTTTACAATATGCACAGACCACAGACGGACAGCAGATACTTGTACCCAGCAACCAAGTTGTTGTACAAG ctgcctcaggagACGTGCAGACCTACCAGATCCGCACCGCCCCGACCAGCACCATTGCACCAGGAGTAGTGATGGCCTCCTCGCCAGCACTTCCCACCCAGCCGGCAGAGGAGGCTGCGCGCAAGAGAGAAGTGCGCCTAATGAAGAACAG AGAGGCAGCACGTGAGTGTcgcaggaagaaaaaggagtaTGTGAAATGTCTAGAAAATCGAGTGGCTGTActtgaaaaccaaaacaagacaCTGATCGAGGAGTTGAAAGCACTTAAGGACCTTTACTGCCACAAATCAGATTAA